Proteins encoded by one window of Candidatus Poribacteria bacterium:
- a CDS encoding UbiA family prenyltransferase: MNRRYTIRNQMLQFLDYLAVLRPTLLFPVWTLVLLGYHHGSTMPEAPTPSQPIRLWATLCLYTLLIGAVYIVNQITDRETDAANNKLYLVAQGYVKLKVLKWQIGVLITLSILLSLLVFPNNLTYLTLISLSIILGFAYSVRPFRLKGKPILDLCANALGYGGLAFLVGWGLLAPIDTEAIWRSLPYLFCVAAAFVNTTLPDLAGDKRGGDYTTGVWLGTKWACRLSLVLLLVAIGSAIFFKDWIAGTASIVCLPIFIYINFRPKQSVIIWGTRIGILTLSLCASLLFPLYLLWFVLILLSVRWYYRARFNIRYP; encoded by the coding sequence ATGAATCGTAGATACACCATTAGAAACCAGATGCTTCAATTTCTTGACTATCTGGCAGTTTTACGACCGACGCTCCTCTTTCCGGTTTGGACACTCGTCCTCTTAGGCTATCATCACGGAAGTACGATGCCAGAAGCACCGACACCATCTCAACCCATAAGGTTGTGGGCAACGCTCTGTCTCTACACACTCCTCATCGGAGCTGTTTACATCGTCAATCAGATAACAGATCGTGAGACAGATGCAGCTAATAACAAGTTATATCTCGTTGCACAAGGTTATGTTAAACTAAAGGTGCTTAAATGGCAAATTGGTGTCCTGATAACGCTCTCAATCCTGCTAAGTCTGCTCGTTTTTCCCAACAACCTCACCTATCTTACGCTCATTTCGCTATCAATCATACTCGGATTTGCCTACTCTGTGCGTCCTTTTCGTCTGAAAGGAAAGCCCATTCTCGATTTGTGCGCCAACGCGCTCGGTTATGGAGGTCTCGCCTTTCTCGTAGGTTGGGGTCTTTTAGCACCGATTGATACCGAAGCGATCTGGCGAAGCCTCCCATACCTGTTCTGTGTCGCTGCAGCCTTCGTCAATACGACGCTCCCTGATTTAGCAGGCGACAAACGCGGTGGAGATTACACAACAGGAGTATGGCTCGGAACAAAATGGGCATGTCGGTTAAGTTTAGTCCTGTTACTCGTCGCTATCGGTAGTGCTATATTCTTCAAGGACTGGATTGCTGGCACGGCAAGTATCGTCTGCCTACCAATCTTTATCTATATCAACTTTCGTCCGAAGCAGAGCGTCATCATTTGGGGAACACGCATCGGGATTCTAACCCTAAGTCTGTGTGCAAGCTTATTATTTCCACTGTATCTACTCTGGTTTGTTTTAATATTGCTCTCTGTTCGCTGGTATTATAGGGCGCGCTTCAATATCCGTTATCCCTAA